In Anaerobacillus isosaccharinicus, one genomic interval encodes:
- a CDS encoding IS110 family transposase has translation MNFKQNEKINQVTEKTLVVGMDIAKRTHFACFTDDRGRVLQKSFPVSQSHDGFEQFYQKILAALREHDKSEVIVGIEPTGHYWLNLAYFLEDLGISLVMTNPMHVKRSKELDDNLPTKHDRKDALVIARLVKDGRFSYPRILKDMEAELRAGSTFRSKLTEELGAVKNMMIRWLDRYFPEFTQVFPSFGKMALAVLECTPFPSDLHERQLEEVMTLYREVDGIKSPQKPKAMRLIEVAANSIGITEGRQMARYEITTLVQRYHQLEKKIDDITQQLVELVQTSVEYESLKTVPGLGDSTIVDLLAEIGSFSHYEDPRQLIKLAGLTLRENSSGQHKGQKRISKRGRRKLRALLFRVMMPMLRHNEAFRKLHEYYTNRSINPLRKKQSIVVLCGKLLKVLHGISTKHKAFDAQRMMRDIPSLVEAV, from the coding sequence ATGAATTTTAAACAAAACGAAAAAATAAATCAAGTCACTGAAAAGACACTCGTTGTTGGAATGGACATTGCGAAACGAACTCATTTCGCTTGTTTTACCGATGATCGTGGACGCGTGCTCCAAAAATCATTTCCTGTTTCTCAATCACATGATGGCTTTGAACAATTTTATCAGAAAATTTTAGCGGCACTAAGAGAACATGATAAATCGGAAGTCATCGTCGGTATTGAGCCTACAGGGCATTATTGGCTTAATCTAGCCTACTTTCTAGAGGATCTTGGTATTTCTCTTGTCATGACCAATCCGATGCATGTGAAACGATCAAAAGAGTTGGATGACAACCTTCCAACAAAGCATGATCGTAAAGATGCGTTAGTGATTGCCCGCTTGGTCAAAGATGGCCGTTTCAGCTACCCAAGAATATTAAAAGATATGGAAGCTGAGCTTCGTGCAGGTTCGACTTTTAGAAGTAAATTGACAGAGGAGTTGGGTGCTGTCAAAAATATGATGATTCGCTGGTTAGATCGTTATTTTCCTGAGTTTACACAAGTGTTTCCCTCGTTTGGGAAAATGGCGTTAGCAGTACTGGAATGTACACCATTTCCAAGTGATCTTCATGAGAGACAACTTGAAGAGGTAATGACTCTTTATCGAGAGGTTGATGGGATAAAATCTCCTCAGAAACCGAAAGCTATGCGCCTAATTGAAGTCGCTGCAAATTCAATTGGAATAACTGAAGGACGTCAGATGGCCCGTTATGAAATCACCACACTCGTTCAACGTTATCACCAATTAGAAAAAAAAATCGATGACATCACACAACAATTAGTAGAACTCGTACAAACTTCTGTAGAATACGAATCGCTCAAGACGGTTCCGGGTCTTGGAGACTCGACAATCGTTGACCTTCTAGCTGAAATCGGTAGCTTTTCACACTATGAAGATCCACGCCAACTTATCAAACTAGCGGGACTTACATTACGTGAAAATTCATCGGGGCAGCACAAAGGCCAAAAACGTATTTCTAAACGAGGAAGAAGGAAGTTACGAGCACTCCTATTTCGTGTCATGATGCCGATGCTCCGTCACAATGAAGCATTTCGTAAACTACATGAATATTACACGAATCGCTCGATCAATCCGTTACGTAAGAAGCAGTCAATTGTGGTCCTTTGCGGAAAACTACTAAAAGTTTTACATGGAATTAGTACAAAGCACAAAGCATTCGATGCACAGCGAATGATGAGGGATATCCCTAGTCTCGTAGAGGCTGTATAA
- a CDS encoding helicase-related protein: protein MSKKIRVMEDGKQFEAFLQIAMTVKEANNERRLVGVAFAGSPVATRAVHAALYTSSKVEIYDEATGKTEYLKTTLNYRRKEKVDGKVCHMFAIPRTSVNADYEESLVEARKNDKPPLPERIVMAKDGNIEEVVGLFLAKTYGLPKTASWSNLYMKIFSDAGKVEEIECEKTVACGKHYQNLKSARISAMKEEEADKIIDSAMKQGILQVKKQNIPLALQSVQAKFEQGMTAEQYIKKNAEIIANKFKTAVEVLYDGKTFFPYVGETARICVPAQAKAAMGMFHILKNKGAGFLVGDMGFGKTGTSLTTVYTKARQREDSGAKDGMNCLIIAPSNVVPKWASSEIPTVLGYDKTVTIKIYDLLKMVENKRPFKKGIKNICTIIEGTDDALAYCRLIKSGWTIPRGMIHFVLVSTDRMKLSAEKFVLGAKWNDNQKCWISPNSGLPLQSPPKKNKKTKEDEADVIAGWKDVVESPSLPPTTQEIALARKNGTLGTNGLPLGYVKTWSNDIRAFQDRYEKEGKKDCSLARPAQKKWGEVNKKHRWMIAQIFQRKLKNHFQVGIFDEIQHMKAMGSGRGSASHKLLKACQQSMFLTGTLTNGESSSIFAMLWRAFPRELKKFGFSHKTSTEAWASRYGVIEKTITLDDGDKNVGKTTNRRSEEVRVKEKPGIAPQLIANHLLDKCVFGDLTDLQIPLVKLEETPIIVSLDEDHKEEYKKLHNSLYRKAQELSKEVGTGAWAKFNPSTLNYADQPSLGINVEWFEYEDKAKLNPIDQVTAPAFPVDYYPAKERKLVNIVQTELGADRPCIIYTNFTGKNKTNERIQKVLADHGIDCEILNDKVKPDARFDWLNSRVEKGTKVIVCNMALVEVGLDLMNFPTLIYFQLCDEVSRLRQSSRRAFRLGQQKLCKVIYLVNSDTQQMVQFKRLMSRRIAAMITEGRIERSDDLAKYADLSAGNLTNDLSKMLSESDLVADWQKAASKDLDNLELVSETEFKQKLKDAFEKLTAETIRLSGYVPPVQNNELDDLFADFDISALDNLFAEFDEGALDNLFDTEKTTETETKKEKDKTNVVEFKPKKKPSEEAEKVVFKHVEQISLFEFAR from the coding sequence ATGAGCAAAAAAATTAGAGTAATGGAAGATGGCAAGCAATTTGAAGCATTTCTACAGATTGCTATGACTGTTAAAGAAGCCAATAACGAAAGAAGATTAGTAGGTGTAGCTTTTGCTGGTTCTCCAGTAGCAACTAGAGCTGTTCATGCAGCACTTTATACTTCATCTAAAGTTGAAATTTATGATGAAGCTACTGGCAAAACAGAATACCTTAAAACAACGTTAAATTACAGAAGAAAAGAAAAGGTAGATGGCAAGGTATGTCACATGTTTGCTATCCCTAGAACTTCTGTTAATGCAGATTATGAGGAAAGTTTAGTTGAAGCACGTAAGAATGATAAACCTCCATTACCTGAGAGAATTGTAATGGCCAAAGATGGAAACATCGAGGAAGTAGTAGGATTATTCTTAGCTAAAACTTATGGCTTACCGAAAACTGCTAGTTGGTCTAACCTTTACATGAAGATCTTTTCCGATGCTGGCAAAGTAGAGGAAATCGAATGTGAAAAAACAGTCGCTTGTGGTAAGCATTATCAAAACCTTAAATCAGCTAGAATTTCTGCTATGAAAGAGGAAGAAGCTGACAAGATTATTGATAGTGCTATGAAGCAAGGTATTCTTCAAGTAAAAAAGCAAAACATTCCATTAGCTTTACAATCTGTACAAGCAAAGTTTGAGCAAGGTATGACAGCTGAACAATACATTAAGAAAAATGCAGAAATTATCGCAAACAAGTTTAAAACTGCGGTAGAAGTTCTGTATGATGGAAAAACATTTTTCCCTTATGTTGGTGAAACTGCTCGTATATGTGTACCTGCCCAAGCGAAAGCGGCAATGGGAATGTTTCATATTCTAAAGAATAAAGGAGCAGGATTTTTAGTAGGTGATATGGGGTTTGGAAAAACTGGTACGTCACTAACTACTGTCTACACGAAAGCTCGTCAACGTGAAGATAGTGGAGCAAAAGATGGTATGAACTGTCTAATTATTGCACCGTCTAACGTTGTACCTAAATGGGCAAGTTCAGAAATTCCAACAGTATTAGGCTACGACAAAACGGTTACGATTAAAATTTATGATCTACTTAAAATGGTAGAGAATAAACGTCCGTTTAAAAAGGGCATAAAGAATATTTGTACAATTATTGAGGGTACAGATGATGCTTTAGCTTATTGTCGTCTGATTAAAAGCGGTTGGACCATTCCTAGAGGTATGATCCACTTTGTTCTTGTCTCTACAGACAGAATGAAGCTATCTGCTGAAAAATTTGTATTAGGTGCTAAATGGAATGACAATCAGAAATGTTGGATTAGTCCAAACTCTGGTCTACCATTACAATCACCACCTAAGAAAAATAAAAAAACTAAAGAAGATGAAGCTGACGTAATAGCTGGTTGGAAAGATGTCGTAGAAAGTCCATCGTTACCACCAACTACACAAGAAATTGCCCTTGCTCGTAAGAACGGGACTCTTGGAACAAATGGATTGCCACTAGGTTATGTTAAAACATGGTCAAATGACATTCGTGCTTTTCAAGACCGTTACGAAAAAGAAGGGAAGAAAGATTGTTCACTTGCTCGTCCAGCTCAAAAGAAATGGGGAGAAGTGAATAAAAAGCATAGATGGATGATCGCACAAATCTTCCAAAGAAAGTTGAAAAATCACTTTCAAGTTGGGATTTTTGATGAAATTCAGCACATGAAAGCTATGGGTAGTGGGAGAGGTTCTGCTTCTCATAAACTACTTAAAGCGTGTCAACAATCTATGTTCTTAACTGGTACATTAACGAATGGTGAAAGCTCATCGATCTTTGCGATGTTATGGAGAGCTTTTCCTAGAGAACTTAAAAAGTTTGGTTTTTCTCATAAAACTTCTACTGAAGCTTGGGCTAGTCGCTACGGTGTTATTGAAAAGACAATTACACTAGATGATGGTGACAAAAATGTAGGTAAAACTACTAATCGTCGAAGTGAAGAAGTAAGAGTTAAAGAAAAGCCAGGTATTGCGCCACAGTTAATAGCTAACCACTTGCTCGATAAGTGCGTTTTTGGCGATTTGACAGACCTCCAAATTCCTCTCGTAAAATTGGAAGAAACTCCAATTATTGTGTCTTTAGATGAAGATCACAAAGAGGAATATAAGAAGTTACACAACTCCTTGTACCGTAAGGCACAAGAATTATCAAAGGAAGTAGGAACTGGCGCTTGGGCGAAGTTTAATCCTTCAACTCTTAATTACGCTGACCAACCATCATTAGGTATTAATGTTGAATGGTTTGAGTATGAAGATAAGGCAAAACTTAATCCAATTGACCAAGTAACTGCTCCAGCTTTTCCAGTTGATTACTATCCAGCAAAGGAACGTAAATTGGTTAATATTGTTCAAACTGAGTTAGGTGCTGATAGACCTTGTATCATTTACACTAACTTTACCGGTAAGAACAAAACGAACGAACGTATCCAGAAGGTATTAGCAGATCATGGAATTGATTGCGAGATTTTAAACGATAAGGTAAAACCTGATGCACGTTTTGATTGGTTAAATAGTCGAGTAGAAAAGGGTACGAAGGTGATAGTATGCAATATGGCTTTGGTTGAGGTCGGTTTAGATTTGATGAATTTTCCGACTTTAATCTACTTCCAACTATGCGATGAAGTATCACGATTACGTCAATCAAGTCGCAGAGCCTTTAGACTTGGCCAACAAAAACTTTGCAAGGTAATATACCTCGTTAACAGCGATACTCAACAGATGGTCCAATTCAAGAGACTAATGAGTAGACGAATTGCAGCAATGATAACTGAAGGACGTATTGAACGTTCTGACGATCTTGCTAAGTATGCTGATTTATCTGCAGGTAACTTAACGAATGATCTTTCTAAGATGCTTTCCGAAAGTGATCTAGTAGCTGATTGGCAAAAAGCAGCGTCTAAGGATTTAGATAATCTTGAACTTGTTTCAGAAACTGAGTTTAAGCAAAAATTAAAAGATGCGTTTGAAAAATTAACTGCTGAAACAATTCGTTTAAGTGGTTATGTCCCACCAGTCCAAAACAACGAATTAGATGATCTATTTGCTGACTTTGATATTTCTGCATTAGACAACTTATTCGCTGAGTTTGACGAGGGGGCTTTAGACAATCTATTTGATACCGAAAAAACTACTGAAACTGAAACTAAGAAGGAAAAGGACAAAACCAACGTTGTTGAGTTTAAGCCTAAGAAAAAACCTTCTGAAGAAGCAGAAAAAGTAGTATTTAAGCACGTTGAGCAAATTTCATTATTTGAGTTTGCTCGATAA
- a CDS encoding ATP-dependent DNA helicase, with protein sequence MSVASVTLSEMQKNGIALAKAWFKNKKKESKVFTISGYAGTGKTTIVKALIEELGIKPNKITYVAPTGKAALQLVRNGNNATTIHKLIYSVNEDKQGNISFLKKDRDALSEFSLIIVDEVSMVSKEILNDLLYYGVPIIALGDSGQLEPIGEDHGLLKKPDVMLTEIHRQAADNPIIHLSMLARKGEIINPGKYGDTCYVLSKKDKRMSIDLLLRSDQVLCSLNKTRKAINTKMRRALGFTDCLPQKGDKIICTKNNWDELSDGINLINGLIGTTEHVENLNGILKMDFKPEFGDGVFRDLIVTPKEFLSEKLIKQDYDYDRFDFGNSITVHKSQGSQWDNICVYYEPMGSKINSQKLLYTAITRAKEKMILITD encoded by the coding sequence ATGTCAGTAGCTTCGGTTACTCTGTCAGAGATGCAAAAGAACGGTATTGCATTAGCAAAAGCTTGGTTTAAAAACAAGAAAAAAGAGAGCAAGGTTTTTACAATTAGTGGCTACGCTGGTACTGGTAAGACCACAATAGTTAAAGCTTTGATTGAAGAATTAGGAATTAAACCTAACAAGATTACTTATGTAGCTCCAACTGGTAAAGCAGCATTACAACTAGTTCGGAATGGCAATAACGCCACTACAATCCATAAGTTAATCTACAGTGTTAATGAAGATAAGCAAGGCAACATATCTTTTTTAAAAAAAGATCGTGATGCTTTATCTGAGTTTTCTCTTATCATCGTTGACGAGGTTTCAATGGTATCAAAAGAAATTTTAAACGACCTTTTATATTATGGTGTTCCTATTATCGCATTAGGAGATAGCGGTCAATTAGAGCCTATCGGTGAAGATCATGGATTATTAAAGAAACCTGACGTAATGCTAACAGAAATTCATAGACAAGCAGCTGATAATCCAATTATCCATTTGTCTATGCTAGCAAGAAAAGGTGAGATTATTAATCCTGGGAAGTATGGAGATACTTGTTATGTTTTATCTAAAAAGGATAAAAGAATGAGTATTGATTTACTACTAAGATCTGATCAGGTTCTATGTAGCCTTAACAAAACTCGTAAAGCGATTAACACTAAAATGAGAAGGGCTTTAGGATTTACCGATTGCCTTCCTCAAAAGGGTGACAAAATTATTTGTACAAAGAATAATTGGGATGAGCTTTCAGATGGTATCAACCTCATTAATGGGTTAATTGGTACAACTGAACACGTTGAAAATCTCAATGGTATTCTAAAAATGGATTTTAAGCCAGAATTCGGTGATGGAGTATTTAGAGATTTAATTGTTACTCCAAAGGAATTTTTGAGTGAAAAATTGATTAAACAAGATTATGACTATGATCGCTTTGACTTCGGTAATTCGATTACAGTCCATAAATCTCAAGGATCACAGTGGGACAATATATGTGTCTACTATGAACCAATGGGAAGTAAAATCAATTCTCAAAAGCTACTTTATACTGCAATTACGAGAGCAAAAGAAAAGATGATTTTAATAACTGACTAA